From one Sulfurimonas sp. HSL-3221 genomic stretch:
- a CDS encoding SIR2 family NAD-dependent protein deacylase, whose protein sequence is MKKVMILSGAGLSAESGLRTFRDHDGMWEEYDVMQVCSTEGWEADRELVTRFYNARRHDLADKAPNAMHRAIAELQRRYSGQIWNLTQNVDDLLERAGCDEVIHLHGTLRDLRCESCGHLWDIGYAGQTEDDCCPRCESAAVRHNVVMFGESAPMYRRIYEAVNDAELFVAIGTSGQVIDIVPIAREFEHSVLVNPRREEYVTMFGSFEQNIDAFFSDFLQMGAVAAAEPLTGLVERFLHE, encoded by the coding sequence ATGAAAAAAGTGATGATCCTCAGCGGTGCCGGCCTCAGCGCCGAGAGCGGTCTGCGGACCTTCCGCGACCACGACGGGATGTGGGAAGAGTACGACGTCATGCAGGTCTGCTCGACCGAGGGGTGGGAAGCAGACCGGGAACTGGTGACCCGTTTCTACAACGCCCGCCGTCACGATCTGGCGGACAAAGCGCCCAATGCGATGCACCGGGCCATCGCCGAATTGCAGCGGCGCTACTCCGGGCAGATCTGGAACCTGACGCAGAACGTCGATGACCTGCTGGAGCGGGCGGGGTGTGACGAGGTGATCCACCTGCACGGTACCCTGCGGGATCTGCGCTGCGAAAGCTGCGGGCACCTTTGGGATATCGGCTATGCCGGGCAGACGGAAGATGACTGCTGCCCGCGCTGCGAGAGCGCCGCCGTACGCCATAACGTCGTCATGTTCGGCGAGAGCGCGCCGATGTACCGTCGGATCTACGAAGCGGTGAACGATGCGGAGCTCTTCGTCGCCATCGGCACCAGCGGGCAGGTGATCGATATCGTCCCCATTGCCCGGGAGTTCGAACACTCCGTGCTCGTCAATCCCCGTCGCGAGGAGTACGTGACGATGTTTGGTTCCTTCGAACAGAACATCGACGCTTTCTTCTCCGACTTCCTCCAGATGGGCGCCGTGGCGGCGGCCGAACCGCTGACGGGGCTTGTGGAACGCTTTTTGCATGAATGA
- the ruvB gene encoding Holliday junction branch migration DNA helicase RuvB has protein sequence MERIVEIEKFSAEETVETSLRPEGWKDYIGQEQIKKNLGVFIEASKKRGEALDHTLFFGPPGLGKTTLALIIANEMGSSIKVTAAPMIEKSGDLAAILTNLEEGDILFIDEIHRLSPAVEEILYPSMEDFRLDIIIGSGPAAQTVKIDLPRFTLIGATTRAGMLSNPLRDRFGMNFRMNFYHPEELSRIIMQAAEKLGKPIKHDAALEIARRSRGTPRIALRLLRRVRDFADVADETTIGHERTVYALNELGINAHGFDEMDLRLLELLVQAKGRAMGLSTIAAALSEDEGTIEDVLEPYLLANGYLERTARGRVATPKCYDVLRLTPPTEQSGLF, from the coding sequence ATGGAACGTATCGTAGAGATCGAAAAATTCAGCGCCGAGGAGACAGTCGAAACTTCCCTGCGCCCCGAGGGGTGGAAGGATTACATCGGCCAGGAACAGATCAAAAAGAATCTCGGCGTCTTCATCGAGGCGAGCAAAAAGCGGGGCGAAGCCCTGGACCACACCCTCTTCTTCGGCCCTCCGGGCCTGGGGAAAACGACCCTGGCGCTGATCATCGCCAACGAGATGGGCAGCAGCATCAAGGTCACCGCCGCCCCGATGATCGAAAAGAGCGGCGACCTGGCCGCCATCCTCACCAACCTCGAAGAGGGGGACATCCTCTTTATCGACGAGATCCACCGCCTCTCCCCCGCCGTTGAGGAGATCCTCTACCCCAGCATGGAGGATTTCCGCCTCGACATCATCATCGGCAGCGGCCCCGCGGCGCAGACGGTGAAGATCGACCTGCCACGCTTCACCCTGATCGGGGCGACGACGCGGGCGGGGATGCTCTCAAACCCCCTGCGCGACCGCTTCGGCATGAACTTCCGCATGAACTTCTATCACCCCGAAGAGCTCTCCCGCATCATTATGCAGGCAGCGGAGAAGCTGGGCAAGCCGATCAAGCACGACGCCGCGCTCGAGATTGCCCGCCGCTCCCGGGGAACGCCGCGGATCGCCCTGCGGCTGCTGCGCCGGGTCCGGGACTTTGCCGACGTCGCCGACGAAACAACCATTGGACATGAACGCACCGTCTACGCCCTGAACGAGCTGGGGATCAACGCCCACGGCTTCGACGAGATGGACCTCCGCCTGCTGGAGCTGCTGGTCCAGGCCAAGGGGCGGGCCATGGGGCTCAGCACCATCGCCGCGGCGCTGAGCGAGGATGAGGGGACCATCGAGGATGTCCTGGAACCCTACCTGCTCGCCAACGGTTACCTGGAGCGTACCGCCAGGGGGCGCGTCGCCACGCCCAAGTGCTACGATGTGCTCCGGCTCACCCCGCCCACCGAACAGAGCGGGCTCTTTTAG
- a CDS encoding carbon-nitrogen hydrolase family protein, producing the protein MSSATFTIAAVQAEPVFLDPEGSIGKACRLIAEAAEKGAKLIVFPEAFIAGYPDWIWQVPPGNMALNQSLYARFLDAAVALPSPEVKSLCDAAAAAHVYLAIGINERSASGGSVYNTLLFIGPEGRVLGHHQKLVPTLAERTVWAFGDPATLEVYDTPMGRLGGLICWENYMPLVRQSLYERGIALYAAPTYDEGSAWQASMRHIGKEGRVYIAGCCMILRKQSVLDALPELEPYYRESGEWINSGNSMIAGPNGEVLAEPLYQKEGILYAEIDPMRQKGAKWNLDVAGHYARPDAFRLERDFLKGVTPERGE; encoded by the coding sequence ATGTCCTCCGCAACCTTCACTATCGCCGCCGTCCAGGCGGAGCCCGTTTTCCTCGACCCGGAGGGGAGCATAGGCAAAGCGTGCCGCCTCATCGCCGAAGCGGCGGAGAAAGGGGCGAAGCTCATCGTCTTCCCCGAAGCCTTCATCGCGGGCTATCCCGACTGGATCTGGCAGGTCCCTCCGGGCAATATGGCTCTCAACCAGTCCCTCTACGCCCGTTTCCTCGATGCCGCCGTCGCCCTCCCCTCCCCGGAGGTAAAGAGCCTCTGCGACGCGGCAGCAGCGGCGCACGTCTACCTGGCAATCGGCATCAACGAACGCAGCGCAAGCGGCGGTTCTGTCTATAACACCCTGCTCTTTATCGGGCCGGAGGGGCGCGTGCTCGGACACCACCAGAAACTCGTTCCGACTCTCGCCGAGCGCACGGTTTGGGCCTTCGGCGACCCCGCAACTCTGGAGGTGTACGACACGCCCATGGGCAGGCTCGGCGGGCTTATCTGCTGGGAGAACTATATGCCCCTCGTGCGCCAGAGCCTTTACGAGCGGGGCATCGCCCTCTATGCCGCACCGACCTACGATGAGGGGAGCGCCTGGCAGGCAAGCATGCGCCACATCGGCAAGGAGGGGCGCGTCTACATCGCCGGCTGCTGCATGATACTGCGCAAGCAGAGCGTGCTCGACGCCCTCCCCGAGCTTGAGCCCTATTACCGCGAAAGCGGCGAATGGATCAACAGCGGCAACAGCATGATCGCCGGTCCGAACGGCGAAGTGCTCGCCGAGCCACTCTACCAGAAAGAGGGGATCCTCTACGCCGAAATCGACCCCATGCGCCAGAAAGGGGCGAAATGGAACCTCGACGTCGCAGGCCACTACGCGCGCCCCGACGCCTTCAGGCTGGAGAGGGATTTTCTGAAAGGGGTGACGCCGGAGAGGGGGGAGTAG
- a CDS encoding RDD family protein has product MNETIETLLHRHELQLASIPKRALAFLIDELLLSLLFTIMLWGPISKAEDMETFLFVTNAYALEYLGMKVFYQTLFIALYGASLGKMAMRIRVVAIEDGGIPGWLPAFNRAVFRILSEIIFYLGFIWAMFDPNNQAWHDRTARTVVVNA; this is encoded by the coding sequence GTGAACGAGACGATCGAAACGCTGCTGCACCGGCATGAACTGCAACTCGCTTCCATCCCGAAGCGGGCCCTGGCGTTCCTGATCGACGAGCTCCTGCTGAGCCTGCTCTTTACGATTATGCTCTGGGGCCCTATTTCCAAGGCGGAGGATATGGAGACTTTCCTCTTTGTTACCAACGCCTATGCCCTGGAGTACCTGGGGATGAAGGTCTTCTACCAGACGCTCTTCATCGCCCTCTACGGTGCGTCGCTCGGAAAGATGGCGATGCGGATCCGCGTCGTGGCGATTGAGGACGGGGGGATCCCGGGCTGGCTGCCGGCATTCAACCGCGCCGTCTTCCGCATTCTCAGCGAGATCATCTTCTACCTCGGCTTTATCTGGGCGATGTTCGATCCCAATAACCAGGCGTGGCATGACCGCACCGCGCGCACCGTTGTCGTCAATGCCTAG
- the trpA gene encoding tryptophan synthase subunit alpha, whose protein sequence is MEKQLVGYITTGYPDKDFTIDLALSMGESGVDSLELGIPFSDPVADGPVIEAANYVALENGFRFKDVLDVSRAVAPRVDTLWMGYFNPFYQFGMEKVLREANDLGVSGLIVPDLPHEEAALYADAFAQHRISNIAFVAPTDTDARVKTVVSAAQKFIYLVAYAGITGAGKSEDLGEVVASIRRHTQTPVYVGFGVNEATAKAKAEGVDGVIVGSAFINVLLREDLSLSEKINHCSRIAKTIKERINE, encoded by the coding sequence GTGGAAAAACAACTGGTGGGCTACATTACGACGGGCTATCCCGACAAAGATTTTACGATCGACCTGGCGCTCTCGATGGGGGAGAGCGGTGTCGATTCGCTGGAGCTGGGTATCCCCTTCTCCGATCCCGTCGCCGACGGTCCGGTGATTGAGGCGGCGAACTACGTCGCCCTGGAGAACGGGTTCCGCTTCAAAGACGTCCTGGACGTCTCCCGCGCCGTGGCGCCCCGCGTCGATACGCTCTGGATGGGCTACTTCAACCCTTTTTACCAGTTCGGGATGGAGAAGGTCCTTCGCGAGGCGAACGATCTCGGTGTCAGCGGCCTGATCGTCCCGGACCTGCCGCATGAAGAGGCGGCCCTCTACGCCGATGCCTTTGCTCAGCACCGCATCAGCAACATCGCCTTCGTCGCACCGACGGATACGGATGCGCGGGTGAAAACCGTCGTCAGCGCGGCGCAGAAGTTCATCTACCTCGTTGCCTACGCTGGGATCACCGGTGCGGGCAAAAGCGAAGATCTCGGCGAGGTCGTCGCGTCGATCCGCCGCCACACGCAGACGCCTGTTTACGTCGGTTTCGGCGTTAACGAAGCGACGGCGAAGGCGAAAGCGGAGGGGGTCGACGGGGTCATCGTCGGCTCGGCGTTCATCAACGTGCTGCTGCGCGAAGACCTTTCGCTCTCCGAAAAGATCAACCACTGCAGCCGCATCGCGAAAACGATCAAAGAACGCATCAACGAGTAG
- a CDS encoding OmpA family protein, which produces MAKIMSTIGLFFTLFAGAVLCAESEGVRDIVPDAPKKVEIGLMGVALFQEGKNDPLEDLFPGVGVRAAYRFYGRWSAVAELSAAFDAAYDLPGHGHVNVTDYMAGIDYDLFPESGAVKPYLSLAVGYRTISGVTGRDQWQVLPGLGCKFPLNDAWQLVVEAKKRFNLDENETGWLGMIGVSYLFGAGDTQSAAHAVEAAPEPETVEPDAVPVAAAAERPQETDSDDDGVLDSEDHCLGTKGGVRVDAKGCPVTMAQVVHFPYDSAEVSAARKTQIHVLVRFLNENPAYKVILRGYTDGSGTPAYNQRLSARRSEAVKTLLVKAGIDQKRIVALGRGMRDPVADNASEEGRAKNRRVEAECVVE; this is translated from the coding sequence ATGGCAAAGATCATGTCAACCATAGGACTCTTTTTCACGCTTTTCGCGGGGGCGGTGCTATGCGCGGAATCTGAAGGCGTGCGCGATATCGTCCCGGACGCTCCGAAAAAGGTCGAGATCGGGCTGATGGGGGTCGCGCTTTTCCAGGAGGGGAAGAACGACCCGTTAGAAGATCTGTTCCCCGGCGTGGGTGTGCGCGCCGCCTATCGCTTTTACGGCAGATGGTCGGCGGTCGCCGAGCTGTCGGCTGCGTTCGATGCCGCCTATGATCTTCCCGGACATGGGCATGTCAACGTGACGGATTATATGGCCGGCATCGATTATGATCTTTTCCCGGAGTCTGGCGCCGTGAAGCCCTACCTCTCGCTGGCCGTAGGGTACCGCACGATCAGCGGTGTCACCGGACGGGATCAGTGGCAGGTCCTGCCGGGCCTCGGGTGCAAATTTCCCCTGAATGACGCATGGCAGCTCGTCGTGGAAGCGAAAAAACGGTTCAATCTGGATGAGAATGAAACGGGATGGCTCGGGATGATCGGCGTGAGTTATCTGTTCGGCGCTGGTGACACGCAGAGCGCTGCGCACGCCGTCGAAGCTGCACCGGAGCCGGAGACAGTTGAACCAGACGCTGTACCTGTAGCGGCTGCCGCGGAGCGACCACAGGAGACGGACAGCGATGATGACGGGGTGCTCGATTCGGAAGATCACTGCCTCGGCACGAAGGGCGGCGTGCGCGTGGATGCGAAGGGGTGCCCGGTGACGATGGCACAGGTCGTACACTTTCCCTATGATTCTGCGGAGGTTTCCGCAGCGCGAAAAACGCAGATACATGTGCTGGTGCGCTTTTTGAATGAGAACCCCGCCTATAAGGTCATATTGAGAGGGTATACGGACGGTTCCGGTACGCCCGCCTATAACCAGAGACTTTCCGCGCGCCGTTCGGAGGCCGTCAAAACGCTGCTGGTGAAGGCGGGGATCGATCAGAAACGCATTGTGGCACTGGGCAGAGGCATGCGCGATCCGGTGGCGGACAACGCCTCAGAGGAGGGACGGGCAAAGAACCGTCGCGTCGAGGCGGAGTGCGTCGTCGAGTAA
- a CDS encoding dUTP diphosphatase produces MNRALQMLQLQQQLNDATNGADWEAGTTKNGKAINWKRCIYMECAEMIDSFAWKHWKNIAADPDWANLQIEVVDVWHFVMSLVLQEYKQRDLGSLDDAAKAIAIMPFYEMLNDAAEGFAVERLVMAQVESVMKDALDGKPDLTKLLADFFELVRMSNLDLTSLYRLYVGKNILNRFRQDHGYKEGHYVKIWNGEEDNVVMKRLWEEKGDMTPDELYEGLEASYPGA; encoded by the coding sequence ATGAACAGAGCTTTACAGATGCTGCAGCTGCAACAGCAGCTTAACGATGCCACGAACGGAGCAGACTGGGAAGCGGGTACGACCAAGAACGGCAAGGCGATCAACTGGAAGCGCTGCATCTACATGGAGTGCGCGGAGATGATCGATTCATTCGCATGGAAGCACTGGAAAAACATCGCCGCCGACCCCGACTGGGCCAACCTGCAGATCGAGGTCGTGGACGTCTGGCACTTCGTCATGAGCCTGGTGCTGCAGGAGTACAAGCAGCGCGATCTGGGCAGCCTCGATGACGCGGCGAAGGCGATCGCGATCATGCCCTTTTACGAGATGCTCAACGACGCGGCGGAAGGATTTGCCGTCGAACGTCTGGTGATGGCCCAGGTGGAGTCGGTAATGAAAGATGCTCTCGACGGCAAGCCCGACCTGACCAAGCTGCTGGCCGACTTCTTCGAACTGGTCCGTATGAGCAACCTCGACCTCACGTCGCTCTACCGTCTCTACGTCGGCAAGAACATCCTCAACCGGTTCCGCCAGGACCACGGTTACAAAGAGGGGCACTACGTCAAAATCTGGAACGGGGAAGAGGACAACGTCGTGATGAAGCGGCTGTGGGAAGAGAAGGGAGATATGACGCCCGATGAACTGTACGAGGGGCTCGAAGCATCCTATCCGGGTGCCTAG
- a CDS encoding pyridoxamine 5'-phosphate oxidase family protein, translating into MRSALKTIADFVRGHHVLTLATSRDGIPYATPLFYAYDDARNCFVFASSEETEHTAQMKANPSVAAGIALETDTVGKIRGLQCRGRIVVGDAADARCYFARFPYAKVMRPTLWRLEPSWMKLTDNRLGFGKKLIWEATPPSPASPLSENPSPA; encoded by the coding sequence ATGCGCTCCGCCCTTAAGACCATCGCCGACTTTGTGCGGGGACATCATGTCCTGACCCTCGCCACGAGCCGCGACGGCATTCCCTACGCCACACCGCTTTTTTACGCGTATGACGATGCGCGCAACTGCTTCGTATTCGCCTCGTCGGAGGAGACGGAGCATACTGCCCAGATGAAAGCGAATCCTTCGGTGGCGGCAGGCATCGCATTGGAAACGGATACGGTCGGAAAGATCCGGGGGCTGCAGTGCCGCGGCCGGATCGTCGTAGGCGATGCGGCGGACGCGCGCTGCTACTTTGCCCGTTTCCCCTATGCCAAAGTGATGCGTCCGACACTGTGGCGGCTGGAGCCCTCCTGGATGAAACTGACCGACAACCGGCTCGGTTTCGGAAAGAAGCTCATCTGGGAAGCTACTCCCCCCTCTCCGGCGTCACCCCTTTCAGAAAATCCCTCTCCAGCCTGA
- the purD gene encoding phosphoribosylamine--glycine ligase, whose protein sequence is MNVMVIGSGGREYAIGRVLAQDEAVEKLYFAPGNGATPMLGENVAIKEYDALADFAIANSIDLTIVGPEAPLTEGVVDIFKAKGLTIFGPSKAAAQLEGSKVYMKNFLAKYGIPTARYIETDHIETAFKFIETLPTPVVVKADGLCAGKGVIIAMSHDEAKKAASEMLSGASFGDAGKKVVIEEFLDGYELSMFAICDGEDFILLQAAQDHKRLQDGDQGPNTGGMGAYAPTPLVNDEIYEKVKERIVRPTLDGMQAEGAPFEGVLFIGLMIVNGEPITLEFNVRFGDPECEILMPLLSSPASELFYKAATKQLDTLDVKFKDEYAVGVVMASRDYPYSSSEPAEIVVDEIVHTELAEHSHIAYAGVSESDGKLFATGGRVLVCVGTGKSIREARDRAYLLCGQVHFAGKKLRTDIAYQAL, encoded by the coding sequence ATGAATGTAATGGTTATCGGCAGCGGCGGGCGCGAATATGCGATCGGGCGCGTACTGGCACAGGATGAAGCGGTAGAGAAGCTCTATTTCGCACCGGGCAACGGGGCGACGCCGATGCTGGGCGAGAATGTTGCGATCAAGGAGTACGATGCGCTGGCGGACTTCGCGATTGCCAACAGTATCGACCTCACGATCGTCGGGCCGGAAGCGCCCCTTACCGAAGGCGTTGTCGACATCTTCAAAGCGAAGGGGCTAACGATCTTCGGCCCCTCCAAGGCGGCGGCGCAGCTTGAGGGCTCCAAGGTCTACATGAAGAACTTCCTCGCCAAGTACGGTATCCCGACGGCCCGCTACATCGAAACGGACCATATTGAGACGGCCTTCAAGTTCATTGAGACCCTGCCGACGCCGGTCGTCGTCAAGGCCGACGGTCTCTGCGCGGGCAAGGGCGTCATCATCGCTATGAGTCACGACGAGGCGAAAAAGGCCGCTTCGGAGATGCTTAGCGGCGCCTCCTTCGGCGACGCGGGCAAAAAAGTCGTTATTGAGGAGTTCCTCGACGGCTACGAACTCTCCATGTTCGCCATCTGCGACGGCGAGGATTTCATCCTGCTGCAGGCGGCACAGGACCACAAGCGCCTTCAAGACGGCGACCAGGGGCCGAATACGGGCGGGATGGGTGCCTACGCGCCGACGCCGCTCGTCAACGACGAAATCTACGAGAAGGTCAAGGAGCGCATCGTCCGCCCGACGCTCGACGGGATGCAGGCGGAGGGCGCACCCTTTGAGGGGGTCCTCTTCATCGGCCTGATGATCGTGAACGGCGAACCGATCACCCTGGAGTTCAACGTCCGTTTCGGCGACCCGGAGTGCGAGATCCTGATGCCGCTGCTCAGCTCCCCGGCAAGCGAACTCTTCTACAAGGCCGCGACGAAGCAGCTCGATACCCTGGACGTGAAGTTCAAGGACGAATACGCTGTCGGCGTTGTCATGGCAAGCCGCGATTACCCCTACAGCAGCAGCGAACCGGCGGAGATCGTCGTCGACGAGATCGTTCACACCGAACTGGCCGAACACTCGCATATTGCCTACGCCGGCGTCAGCGAGAGTGACGGCAAGCTTTTCGCGACCGGGGGACGGGTCCTCGTCTGCGTCGGAACGGGCAAGAGCATCCGCGAGGCCCGCGACCGCGCCTACCTTCTCTGCGGCCAGGTGCACTTCGCAGGGAAAAAACTGCGGACCGATATCGCTTACCAGGCCCTCTAA
- the panB gene encoding 3-methyl-2-oxobutanoate hydroxymethyltransferase encodes MANKLSVGAIRKAKGGTPLMMITAYDALFARLFDPIADILLVGDSLNMSFAGKPDTLSATLEQMIYHTQAVCSGAPGTFVICDMPFGTYTTAERALDNAIAVYQQSGADAVKIEGGRDKAGIIAHLTANGIAVCGHIGLLPQAVRGEGGYKVKGKDEGNALSLIEDAKAVEAAGAFCMVVEGVKADVATRIAEAVSVPVIGIGAGSGVDGQVLVFSDMLGLYEPFVPKFVKQYMHGADAVKAAVTQYKEEVVARTFPAEEHTY; translated from the coding sequence ATGGCTAATAAGCTGAGCGTCGGTGCCATCCGAAAGGCCAAGGGCGGGACACCGCTGATGATGATCACCGCTTACGACGCCCTCTTCGCACGCCTTTTCGACCCCATTGCCGACATTCTCCTCGTGGGAGATTCGCTCAATATGAGCTTTGCCGGGAAACCGGACACCCTGAGCGCCACGCTCGAGCAGATGATCTACCATACCCAAGCCGTCTGCAGCGGGGCGCCAGGCACCTTTGTCATCTGCGACATGCCCTTTGGCACCTATACGACGGCCGAGCGCGCGCTGGACAACGCGATTGCCGTCTACCAGCAGAGCGGGGCCGACGCCGTCAAGATCGAGGGGGGCCGGGACAAGGCCGGTATCATCGCCCACCTCACGGCCAACGGCATCGCCGTCTGCGGCCACATCGGCCTGCTCCCGCAGGCGGTGCGCGGCGAGGGGGGCTACAAGGTGAAGGGCAAGGACGAGGGGAATGCCCTCTCCCTGATCGAGGATGCCAAAGCCGTCGAAGCGGCCGGCGCCTTCTGCATGGTCGTCGAAGGGGTCAAGGCCGACGTCGCAACGCGGATCGCGGAAGCCGTCTCCGTCCCCGTCATCGGCATCGGCGCGGGCAGCGGCGTCGACGGGCAGGTGCTCGTCTTCTCCGACATGCTCGGCCTCTATGAGCCCTTCGTACCGAAATTCGTCAAGCAGTACATGCACGGTGCCGACGCGGTCAAAGCGGCGGTCACGCAGTACAAAGAGGAGGTCGTGGCGCGCACCTTCCCGGCAGAGGAGCATACGTATTGA
- a CDS encoding AI-2E family transporter gives MKPQTIFAILLAASLYWMYLLYSPYLMSILIASLLAVSTFSFKRRLREWTGSVFAASALSTLMMALLFFAPLGYFLAKITIYLQHFDPTTLESVMDYLQELIERAPGFSGHSKSYVSNFIASYDPAELTKKALAYAGTIGSISASFVKNAFMIIVFYFFAHLYGQRLAGYFKHIINLPPDDARLLGSEVSSVMSIVFYSILLTAALEGALFGIAVSFMGYNGLLFGILFGFASLIPVIGGALMWVPFSLYELSLGDVGSAVFIALYTIIVISVIADTFIKPVIIKSIDSRLSTTESKRNELIIFFAIIAGLTSFGFWGMILGPAITAFFMALLTLMERKNALADTIAQAD, from the coding sequence GTGAAACCGCAGACGATCTTTGCCATCCTGCTCGCGGCGTCACTCTACTGGATGTACCTGCTCTACAGCCCCTACCTGATGAGCATCTTGATCGCTTCGCTGCTGGCGGTCTCGACCTTTTCGTTCAAACGGCGTCTGCGGGAGTGGACCGGCTCGGTCTTCGCGGCATCGGCCCTCTCCACCCTGATGATGGCACTGCTCTTTTTCGCCCCTTTGGGCTATTTTCTCGCCAAAATTACTATCTATCTGCAGCACTTCGACCCCACAACCCTCGAATCGGTCATGGACTATCTGCAGGAGCTCATAGAACGCGCGCCGGGGTTCTCCGGGCACTCCAAGTCATACGTCTCGAACTTTATCGCCTCGTACGATCCCGCCGAACTGACCAAGAAGGCCCTGGCCTACGCCGGGACCATCGGCAGCATCAGCGCGTCGTTCGTCAAGAACGCCTTCATGATCATCGTCTTCTACTTCTTCGCGCACCTCTACGGACAACGGCTGGCGGGCTATTTCAAACACATCATCAACCTTCCGCCCGATGATGCCCGCCTGTTGGGTTCGGAAGTCTCTTCGGTGATGAGCATCGTCTTCTACTCCATTCTGCTCACGGCGGCGCTGGAGGGGGCGCTCTTCGGCATCGCCGTCAGTTTTATGGGCTACAACGGGCTGCTTTTCGGCATTCTCTTCGGGTTTGCCTCCCTCATCCCCGTGATCGGCGGCGCGCTGATGTGGGTCCCCTTCTCCCTTTACGAGCTCTCCCTCGGCGATGTCGGCAGCGCCGTGTTCATCGCGCTGTACACGATCATCGTCATCTCCGTCATCGCCGACACCTTCATCAAACCCGTCATCATCAAAAGCATCGACAGCCGCCTCTCCACGACCGAGAGCAAGCGTAACGAGCTCATCATCTTCTTCGCCATCATCGCAGGCCTGACGAGCTTCGGCTTCTGGGGCATGATCCTCGGCCCTGCCATCACCGCTTTCTTCATGGCGCTGCTGACGCTGATGGAGCGTAAAAATGCCCTTGCTGATACGATAGCACAAGCCGACTGA
- a CDS encoding PatB family C-S lyase, with protein sequence MSIFDRVTERSGGNAEKYALRQKLFGTEDVLPMWVADMDIETPQCVRDAVMKRAEHPVYGYEEMPRSAFEAQCGWMARRHGVTLEPEELLYSHSVVASISAAIAAFTAPGDEVVVQPPIYPPFVSTIRHSGRKVLSNPLRQDAEGVYRFDLEGLEKQITPKTKLLLLCSPHNPVGRVWERAELEALAALCLRHGIRVFADEIHSDLLFAGHRHTPFIALGEAVRAITLTAIGPGKSFNVAGLAISTVAMTDAAMRAEFKAVYDTIHFAQGTVFGHAGFEAAYREGEAWLEGLLVHLQGNIDKLSELLGRYEQIGFRPPEGTYLAWLDCRKMGFGSDKALREFFIAEARLGLSPGISFGREGSGFMRLNFAVPTPTMDAALERLEGALRGFEPIPGL encoded by the coding sequence ATGTCGATCTTTGACCGCGTCACGGAGCGCAGCGGCGGCAACGCCGAAAAGTACGCTCTGCGTCAAAAGCTTTTCGGGACGGAAGACGTCCTGCCGATGTGGGTGGCCGATATGGATATCGAGACCCCCCAGTGCGTCCGCGATGCCGTGATGAAGCGGGCGGAACACCCCGTGTACGGCTACGAGGAGATGCCCCGTAGCGCCTTTGAAGCGCAGTGCGGCTGGATGGCGCGCCGCCACGGGGTGACGCTGGAACCGGAGGAGCTTCTGTATTCGCACTCCGTCGTCGCCTCCATCTCCGCCGCCATCGCCGCCTTTACCGCGCCGGGCGATGAGGTCGTCGTCCAGCCCCCGATCTATCCCCCCTTTGTCAGCACGATCAGGCACAGCGGCCGCAAAGTGCTCTCCAACCCCCTGCGGCAGGATGCGGAGGGAGTTTACCGTTTTGACCTGGAGGGGCTTGAGAAGCAGATCACGCCGAAGACGAAACTCCTGCTGCTCTGTTCCCCCCACAACCCCGTCGGCCGCGTCTGGGAGCGCGCGGAGCTCGAAGCTTTGGCGGCACTTTGCCTGCGCCACGGCATCAGGGTCTTTGCCGACGAGATCCATTCGGACCTGCTGTTTGCCGGCCATCGTCATACCCCCTTTATCGCCCTGGGGGAGGCCGTCCGCGCGATCACGCTGACCGCGATCGGCCCGGGGAAGAGTTTCAACGTCGCGGGACTGGCGATCTCGACCGTGGCGATGACGGATGCCGCGATGCGTGCGGAGTTCAAAGCGGTCTACGACACGATCCATTTCGCCCAGGGGACCGTCTTCGGCCATGCCGGCTTCGAAGCGGCCTACCGGGAGGGCGAAGCGTGGCTGGAGGGGCTGCTGGTGCACCTGCAGGGGAACATCGACAAGCTCTCAGAGCTGCTGGGACGCTACGAGCAGATCGGATTTCGTCCGCCGGAGGGGACCTACCTTGCCTGGCTGGATTGCCGGAAGATGGGGTTTGGCTCCGACAAAGCCCTGCGGGAGTTTTTCATCGCCGAGGCGCGCCTCGGATTGAGCCCGGGCATTTCGTTCGGCAGGGAGGGGAGCGGGTTCATGCGCCTCAACTTCGCCGTACCGACACCGACCATGGATGCGGCGCTGGAAAGGCTGGAGGGGGCACTGCGCGGTTTCGAGCCGATACCGGGTCTGTAA